A genomic window from Solanum stenotomum isolate F172 chromosome 10, ASM1918654v1, whole genome shotgun sequence includes:
- the LOC125843359 gene encoding B3 domain-containing protein REM9-like isoform X1, which translates to MKIPSKKPHFFKPILPGFKNGVKIPIGFLKYLKGYEHIKRAVLKRGGKKWRIKLNEHRFEEGNWGKFVEENDLQLGDLLVFGHEGNMEFEVSVFDSSHCDREYAEYLQEEGGGRTRTVEEISKEFEFKANVTEKSKHNIMSSHEAFRNIEAAKDIPLSHPHFVCTMKSYYLSKCSLRVPVSFARLNGLKNRTCTITIRDKHRSWTFKLYARGVNTTIVGGWHKFCVVNCLKEGDYLMFEILDNGEKPILKFHGKFLI; encoded by the exons ATGAAAATACCGTCAAAGAAACCTCACTTTTTCAAACCAATTCTTCCAGGCTTCAAAAATGGAGTT AAAATTCCTATAGGTTTTTTGAAGTATCTGAAGGGATACGAGCATATTAAACGTGCTGTACTGAAAAGAGGTGGTAAGAAATGGCGGATTAAGCTGAATGAACATCGATTTGAAGAGGGTAATTGGGGAAAATTTGTGGAGGAGAATGATTTGCAATTGGGAGATTTATTGGTGTTTGGACATGAAGGAAATATGGAATTTGAGGTTTCTGTATTTGATTCAAGTCATTGTGATAGAGAATATGCAGAGTATCTGCaggaagaaggaggaggaagaaCCCGGACTGTTGAGGAAATTTCGAAGGAATTTGAGTTTAAAG CAAATGTAACAGAAAAATCAAAGCACAACATCATGTCATCACACGAGGCTTTTCGCAACATAGAAGCTGCAAAAGACATTCCTCTCTCTCACCCTCATTTTGTTTGTACCATGAAATCATATTACCTTTCGAAGTGTTCTCTG CGAGTTCCAGTCTCATTTGCACGGTTAAACGGTCTCAAAAACAGGACATGTACGATAACAATAAGAGACAAGCACCGGTCATGGACATTTAAGCTATATGCCCGTGGGGTAAACACCACCATTGTTGGCGGATGGCACAAGTTCTGCGTTGTGAATTGCTTAAAGGAAGGAGATTACTTAATGTTTGAGATACTCGACAATGGAGAGAAGCCAATATTGAAGTTTCATGGCAAATTTCTCATCTAA
- the LOC125843359 gene encoding B3 domain-containing protein REM5-like isoform X2, which produces MKIPSKKPHFFKPILPGFKNGVKIPIGFLKYLKGYEHIKRAVLKRGGKKWRIKLNEHRFEEGNWGKFVEENDLQLGDLLVFGHEGNMEFEVSVFDSSHCDREYAEYLQEEGGGRTRTVEEISKEFEFKANVTEKSKHNIMSSHEAFRNIEAAKDIPLSHPHFVCTMKSYYLSKCSLSHLHG; this is translated from the exons ATGAAAATACCGTCAAAGAAACCTCACTTTTTCAAACCAATTCTTCCAGGCTTCAAAAATGGAGTT AAAATTCCTATAGGTTTTTTGAAGTATCTGAAGGGATACGAGCATATTAAACGTGCTGTACTGAAAAGAGGTGGTAAGAAATGGCGGATTAAGCTGAATGAACATCGATTTGAAGAGGGTAATTGGGGAAAATTTGTGGAGGAGAATGATTTGCAATTGGGAGATTTATTGGTGTTTGGACATGAAGGAAATATGGAATTTGAGGTTTCTGTATTTGATTCAAGTCATTGTGATAGAGAATATGCAGAGTATCTGCaggaagaaggaggaggaagaaCCCGGACTGTTGAGGAAATTTCGAAGGAATTTGAGTTTAAAG CAAATGTAACAGAAAAATCAAAGCACAACATCATGTCATCACACGAGGCTTTTCGCAACATAGAAGCTGCAAAAGACATTCCTCTCTCTCACCCTCATTTTGTTTGTACCATGAAATCATATTACCTTTCGAAGTGTTCTCTG TCTCATTTGCACGGTTAA
- the LOC125843358 gene encoding B3 domain-containing protein REM10-like isoform X1, with translation MKIPPKKPHFLKPILPGFKQQITVPVSFFKYLKGQTNEYALLRRASKKWSVKVNGRRLEDGWEEFVKDHDLQLGNILIFKHEGDMEFEVAVFDSSCCEREYEQGVHGREEEKVCIVEESSKKSEFKEKPKPNIKKSGKGFSNVKAAYKDMHLSRSHFICTIRPYCLSKYCLCIPKQFAQENRLIDRRCEIIVRDEQRSWTLGVHTSGKNTFIGSGWHEFCRTKCFEEGDILMFEIVSNGETPIFRFHDLRESPFLQAEVKKKDLDAERMSDKAITDAMLETSDVSTPKSQEAADANPHFISTIKPYTLRFPVLYLPIAFAKSNGLLDKRELIIMDEKRRSWSMCLGQIDKRHFGIKKGWRKFIEASGVQVGETYKFELINNGKIPIVHFHCKYETVGDGKGN, from the exons ATGAAAATCCCTCCAAAAAAACCTCATTTTTTAAAACCTATTTTGCCAGGTTTTAAGCAACAAATT ACAGTTCCTGTAAGTTTCTTCAAGTATTTGAAGGGACAGACGAATGAATATGCATTGCTAAGACGGGCAAGTAAGAAGTGGTCCGTGAAGGTGAATGGCCGGCGACTGGAAGATGGTTGGGAAGAGTTTGTAAAGGACCATGATTTACAATTgggaaatattttgatattcaaaCATGAAGGAGACATGGAATTTGAGGTCGCCGTCTTTGATTCAAGTTGTTGTGAGAGAGAATATGAACAAGGAGTTcatggaagagaagaagaaaaagtgtgTATTGTTGAAGAGTCTTCCAAGAAATCGGAATTCAAAG AAAAACCAAAGCCCAACATCAAGAAATCAGGCAAGGGTTTCTCCAATGTAAAAGCTGCTTATAAGGACATGCATCTCAGTCGCTCTCATTTCATTTGTACAATTAGACCATATTGCCTTTCAAAGTATTGTCTG TGTATTCCAAAACAATTTGCACAAGAAAACAGACTCATCGACAGGAGATGTGAGATAATTGTAAGGGATGAGCAACGATCATGGACGCTTGGTGTGCATACAAGCGGCAAAAACACCTTCATTGGAAGTGGATGGCATGAATTTTGCCGTACAAAATGCTTTGAGGAAGGAGATATCTTAATGTTTGAGATAGTTTCCAATGGAGAAACACCTATCTTCAGATTTCATG ATTTGAGAGAAAGCCCGTTTCTTCAGGCTgaagtaaagaagaaagatttgGATGCTGAAAGAATGTCAGATAAAG CAATAACAGATGCTATGCTTGAGACCTCGGACGTGAGTACTCCTAAATCACAAGAAGCTGCTGATGCCAACCCTCATTTTATATCTACTATTAAACCTTACACCCTCAGATTTCCTGTTTTG TATCTTCCAATCGCTTTTGCAAAATCAAATGGCTTGCTGGATAAACGCGAGTTGATTATCATGGATGAAAAACGGAGATCATGGTCAATGTGCCTTGGGCAAATTGACAAGCGTCACTTTGGAATTAAAAAGGGATGGCGAAAGTTCATAGAAGCCAGCGGTGTTCAAGTAGGAGAAACTTACAAGTTTGAACTCATCAACAATGGCAAAATACCTATAGTTCATTTCCATT GTAAATATGAAACAGTTGGTGATGGGAAAGGAAACTAG
- the LOC125843358 gene encoding B3 domain-containing protein REM10-like isoform X2 → MKIPPKKPHFLKPILPGFKQQITVPVSFFKYLKGQTNEYALLRRASKKWSVKVNGRRLEDGWEEFVKDHDLQLGNILIFKHEGDMEFEVAVFDSSCCEREYEQGVHGREEEKVCIVEESSKKSEFKEKPKPNIKKSGKGFSNVKAAYKDMHLSRSHFICTIRPYCLSKYCLCIPKQFAQENRLIDRRCEIIVRDEQRSWTLGVHTSGKNTFIGSGWHEFCRTKCFEEGDILMFEIVSNGETPIFRFHDLRESPFLQAEVKKKDLDAERMSDKDAMLETSDVSTPKSQEAADANPHFISTIKPYTLRFPVLYLPIAFAKSNGLLDKRELIIMDEKRRSWSMCLGQIDKRHFGIKKGWRKFIEASGVQVGETYKFELINNGKIPIVHFHCKYETVGDGKGN, encoded by the exons ATGAAAATCCCTCCAAAAAAACCTCATTTTTTAAAACCTATTTTGCCAGGTTTTAAGCAACAAATT ACAGTTCCTGTAAGTTTCTTCAAGTATTTGAAGGGACAGACGAATGAATATGCATTGCTAAGACGGGCAAGTAAGAAGTGGTCCGTGAAGGTGAATGGCCGGCGACTGGAAGATGGTTGGGAAGAGTTTGTAAAGGACCATGATTTACAATTgggaaatattttgatattcaaaCATGAAGGAGACATGGAATTTGAGGTCGCCGTCTTTGATTCAAGTTGTTGTGAGAGAGAATATGAACAAGGAGTTcatggaagagaagaagaaaaagtgtgTATTGTTGAAGAGTCTTCCAAGAAATCGGAATTCAAAG AAAAACCAAAGCCCAACATCAAGAAATCAGGCAAGGGTTTCTCCAATGTAAAAGCTGCTTATAAGGACATGCATCTCAGTCGCTCTCATTTCATTTGTACAATTAGACCATATTGCCTTTCAAAGTATTGTCTG TGTATTCCAAAACAATTTGCACAAGAAAACAGACTCATCGACAGGAGATGTGAGATAATTGTAAGGGATGAGCAACGATCATGGACGCTTGGTGTGCATACAAGCGGCAAAAACACCTTCATTGGAAGTGGATGGCATGAATTTTGCCGTACAAAATGCTTTGAGGAAGGAGATATCTTAATGTTTGAGATAGTTTCCAATGGAGAAACACCTATCTTCAGATTTCATG ATTTGAGAGAAAGCCCGTTTCTTCAGGCTgaagtaaagaagaaagatttgGATGCTGAAAGAATGTCAGATAAAG ATGCTATGCTTGAGACCTCGGACGTGAGTACTCCTAAATCACAAGAAGCTGCTGATGCCAACCCTCATTTTATATCTACTATTAAACCTTACACCCTCAGATTTCCTGTTTTG TATCTTCCAATCGCTTTTGCAAAATCAAATGGCTTGCTGGATAAACGCGAGTTGATTATCATGGATGAAAAACGGAGATCATGGTCAATGTGCCTTGGGCAAATTGACAAGCGTCACTTTGGAATTAAAAAGGGATGGCGAAAGTTCATAGAAGCCAGCGGTGTTCAAGTAGGAGAAACTTACAAGTTTGAACTCATCAACAATGGCAAAATACCTATAGTTCATTTCCATT GTAAATATGAAACAGTTGGTGATGGGAAAGGAAACTAG